In Phacochoerus africanus isolate WHEZ1 chromosome 14, ROS_Pafr_v1, whole genome shotgun sequence, one genomic interval encodes:
- the SYNGR2 gene encoding synaptogyrin-2 isoform X2 codes for MVAMATTRPARTEKESCLCSRSKPHPCSGVLALIVFSCIFGEGYSNSHTSGEQYCVFNRNDDACRYGSAIGVLAFLGSAFFFVVDVYFPQISNATDRKYLVIGDLLFSALWTFLWFVGFCFLTNQWAATKVEDVLVGADSARAAITFSFFSVFSWGLLASLAYQRYKAGVDDFIQNYVDPTPDACTAYASYPGVPADNYQQPPFTQNTETSEGYQPPPVY; via the exons atggttgccatggcaacaacCCGGCCTGCCAGGACTGAGAAGGAGAGCTGCCTCTGTTCCAGGTCCAAACCACACCCCTGTTCAGGG GTCTTGGCCTTGATCGTGTTCTCCTGCATCTTCGGGGAGGGCTACAGCAACAGCCACACGTCCGGAGAGCAGTACTGCGTGTTCAACCGCAACGACGACGCCTGCCGCTATGGCAGCGCCATCGGGGTGCTGGCCTTCCTGGGCTCCGCCTTCTTCTTCGTCGTGGACGTCTATTTCCCCCAGATCAGCAACGCCACTGACCGCAAGTACCTGGTCATCGGCGACCTGCTCTTCTCAG ctctctgGACCTTCCTGTGGTTCGTTGGCTTCTGCTTCCTCACCAATCAGTGGGCAGCCACCAAGGTGGAAGATGTGCTGGTGGGAGCCGACTCGGCCCGAGCAGCCATCACCTTCAGCTTCTTTTCCGTCTTCTCGTGG GGCCTGCTGGCCTCCCTGGCCTACCAGCGCTACAAGGCTGGAGTGGATGACTTCATCCAGAACTACGTGGACCCCACTCCAGACGCCTGCACAGCCTACGCCTCCTACCCGGGCGTGCCTGCGGACAACTACCAGCAGCCACCCTTCACCCAGAACACCGAGACCTCCGAGGGCTACCAGCCGCCCCCCGTgtactga
- the SYNGR2 gene encoding synaptogyrin-2 isoform X3, whose amino-acid sequence MKKKPTRLDSWGAGAFQQTHMVLALIVFSCIFGEGYSNSHTSGEQYCVFNRNDDACRYGSAIGVLAFLGSAFFFVVDVYFPQISNATDRKYLVIGDLLFSALWTFLWFVGFCFLTNQWAATKVEDVLVGADSARAAITFSFFSVFSWGLLASLAYQRYKAGVDDFIQNYVDPTPDACTAYASYPGVPADNYQQPPFTQNTETSEGYQPPPVY is encoded by the exons ATGAAGAAAAAGCCCACCAGGCTGGATTCTTGGGGTGCTGGTGCTTTTCAGCAAACACACATG GTCTTGGCCTTGATCGTGTTCTCCTGCATCTTCGGGGAGGGCTACAGCAACAGCCACACGTCCGGAGAGCAGTACTGCGTGTTCAACCGCAACGACGACGCCTGCCGCTATGGCAGCGCCATCGGGGTGCTGGCCTTCCTGGGCTCCGCCTTCTTCTTCGTCGTGGACGTCTATTTCCCCCAGATCAGCAACGCCACTGACCGCAAGTACCTGGTCATCGGCGACCTGCTCTTCTCAG ctctctgGACCTTCCTGTGGTTCGTTGGCTTCTGCTTCCTCACCAATCAGTGGGCAGCCACCAAGGTGGAAGATGTGCTGGTGGGAGCCGACTCGGCCCGAGCAGCCATCACCTTCAGCTTCTTTTCCGTCTTCTCGTGG GGCCTGCTGGCCTCCCTGGCCTACCAGCGCTACAAGGCTGGAGTGGATGACTTCATCCAGAACTACGTGGACCCCACTCCAGACGCCTGCACAGCCTACGCCTCCTACCCGGGCGTGCCTGCGGACAACTACCAGCAGCCACCCTTCACCCAGAACACCGAGACCTCCGAGGGCTACCAGCCGCCCCCCGTgtactga
- the SYNGR2 gene encoding synaptogyrin-2 isoform X1, whose amino-acid sequence MESGAYGAAKAGGSFDLLRFLTQPQVVVRAVCLVLALIVFSCIFGEGYSNSHTSGEQYCVFNRNDDACRYGSAIGVLAFLGSAFFFVVDVYFPQISNATDRKYLVIGDLLFSALWTFLWFVGFCFLTNQWAATKVEDVLVGADSARAAITFSFFSVFSWGLLASLAYQRYKAGVDDFIQNYVDPTPDACTAYASYPGVPADNYQQPPFTQNTETSEGYQPPPVY is encoded by the exons ATGGAGAGCGGGGCCTATGGCGCGGCCAAGGCGGGTGGCTCCTTCGACCTGTTGCGCTTCCTGACGCAGCCGCAGGTGGTGGTGCGCGCCGTGTGCCTG GTCTTGGCCTTGATCGTGTTCTCCTGCATCTTCGGGGAGGGCTACAGCAACAGCCACACGTCCGGAGAGCAGTACTGCGTGTTCAACCGCAACGACGACGCCTGCCGCTATGGCAGCGCCATCGGGGTGCTGGCCTTCCTGGGCTCCGCCTTCTTCTTCGTCGTGGACGTCTATTTCCCCCAGATCAGCAACGCCACTGACCGCAAGTACCTGGTCATCGGCGACCTGCTCTTCTCAG ctctctgGACCTTCCTGTGGTTCGTTGGCTTCTGCTTCCTCACCAATCAGTGGGCAGCCACCAAGGTGGAAGATGTGCTGGTGGGAGCCGACTCGGCCCGAGCAGCCATCACCTTCAGCTTCTTTTCCGTCTTCTCGTGG GGCCTGCTGGCCTCCCTGGCCTACCAGCGCTACAAGGCTGGAGTGGATGACTTCATCCAGAACTACGTGGACCCCACTCCAGACGCCTGCACAGCCTACGCCTCCTACCCGGGCGTGCCTGCGGACAACTACCAGCAGCCACCCTTCACCCAGAACACCGAGACCTCCGAGGGCTACCAGCCGCCCCCCGTgtactga